The following proteins are co-located in the Myxococcus fulvus genome:
- a CDS encoding ECF-type sigma factor gives MSTAELAELLEGAGEEDSGARDALMAAACRELQWKLSPEVSELTPLHPVRLVEEAWARLFAAGVTPESRPRFLCAASRAMRKVLVDRARAPLLLRRAARRERVSLRHLGDEAPAGAELEVLQLEEALAELESFQPRLARLVELRYFAGLSLSDTAVALEVSQATARRDWSYVRVWLTERLSH, from the coding sequence ATGAGCACGGCGGAGCTGGCGGAGTTGTTGGAAGGGGCGGGGGAAGAGGACTCGGGCGCTCGGGATGCGCTGATGGCGGCGGCCTGTCGGGAGCTCCAGTGGAAGCTCTCGCCGGAGGTGTCCGAGCTCACGCCCCTGCACCCCGTACGGCTGGTGGAGGAGGCCTGGGCGCGGCTGTTCGCGGCGGGCGTCACCCCGGAGTCCCGTCCCCGCTTCCTGTGCGCCGCGTCGCGCGCCATGCGGAAGGTCCTGGTGGACCGGGCCCGGGCGCCGCTCCTGCTGCGTCGCGCGGCGAGGCGCGAGCGGGTGAGCCTGCGTCACCTGGGAGACGAAGCCCCGGCGGGCGCCGAGCTGGAGGTGCTCCAGTTGGAGGAGGCCCTGGCGGAGCTGGAGTCCTTCCAGCCCCGGCTCGCGCGGCTGGTGGAGCTGCGCTACTTCGCGGGCCTGAGCCTGTCCGACACGGCCGTGGCGCTCGAGGTGTCCCAGGCCACGGCGCGCCGGGACTGGTCCTACGTGCGCGTCTGGCTGACCGAGCGCTTGAGCCACTGA
- a CDS encoding fibronectin type III domain-containing protein, producing MKSPRLSFLLGATCVAWLVGCGSGSPESNGLGAGLEAVDTDTDSAGDGTWMGEPIAEGCAPDGGVPEGVVVVKSTTRFHTSVGIAEREEDLSADPPEILVPTGSTFALHLGSPGRGGWVFTGIPQGPYYLRAGSTFFISSANHVDIGGNRLGRADARYADVVSSPLQVNLLNLAPWQSWRSSLQPGSSLQLISGQVALYSTVNVFDFVPDGATSIVTSNAVLDSGLGDLPVFEANKGDRLYINQLSEFTAGFLPDGRKLGYTAVERSVEVGAFDFAPDGVTPMPVTGLLQPARMREFPIEWRVPDFARLASQVHPNAQPGVPRLDLVPGPHGLREGWVGYSGELLTLSLPRGVVYDLTARLKFGNPYPSNWGVVGGLSYSFRNQEPLPDGSGRLGSITGHYSEWDALDNLIAGPLVPKLSPPRAFTIDGVPASVPRRVGTASPVLEWAPPEFGAPNAYHVSIHRVDPDFGLALTWWSIYMPGSITQVRLPPDILEPGTTYIATVSAMDSPNLAIETAPFRTLALLPYRGFDTKSSYFTTP from the coding sequence ATGAAATCGCCGCGATTGTCTTTCCTGCTGGGCGCGACGTGTGTCGCGTGGCTGGTGGGGTGTGGAAGTGGTTCGCCCGAGTCGAATGGCCTCGGCGCAGGGCTGGAAGCTGTCGATACGGACACGGACTCGGCGGGGGATGGGACGTGGATGGGCGAGCCCATCGCCGAGGGCTGCGCGCCGGATGGGGGCGTGCCCGAGGGCGTGGTCGTGGTGAAGAGCACCACCCGCTTCCACACCTCCGTCGGCATCGCCGAGCGCGAGGAGGACCTGTCCGCCGACCCGCCCGAAATCCTCGTGCCCACTGGCTCGACGTTCGCGCTCCACCTGGGCTCGCCGGGGCGGGGTGGTTGGGTGTTCACCGGCATTCCCCAGGGGCCGTACTACCTGCGCGCGGGGTCCACCTTCTTCATCTCGAGCGCGAATCACGTCGATATCGGCGGCAACCGTCTGGGCCGCGCCGACGCGCGATACGCGGACGTGGTGTCCTCGCCGCTCCAGGTCAACCTGCTGAACCTGGCGCCGTGGCAGTCGTGGCGCAGCAGCCTGCAGCCTGGCTCCAGCCTTCAGCTCATCTCGGGACAGGTGGCGCTGTACTCCACCGTGAACGTCTTCGACTTCGTCCCCGATGGCGCGACGTCCATCGTCACCTCCAACGCGGTGCTGGACTCGGGCCTGGGCGACCTCCCTGTCTTCGAGGCCAACAAGGGAGACCGGCTCTACATCAACCAGCTCAGTGAGTTCACCGCGGGCTTCCTCCCGGATGGACGGAAGCTGGGGTACACCGCCGTGGAGCGCTCCGTGGAGGTGGGGGCCTTCGATTTCGCGCCGGATGGCGTCACGCCCATGCCCGTCACCGGGCTGCTCCAGCCGGCGCGGATGCGGGAGTTCCCCATCGAGTGGCGGGTGCCCGACTTCGCGCGCCTCGCCTCCCAGGTCCATCCCAATGCCCAGCCAGGGGTTCCTCGCCTGGACCTGGTGCCCGGCCCTCATGGGCTGCGGGAGGGGTGGGTTGGTTACTCCGGCGAGTTGCTCACGCTGAGCCTGCCGCGTGGTGTCGTGTATGACCTGACGGCCCGCCTGAAGTTTGGCAATCCCTATCCGTCGAACTGGGGCGTCGTCGGAGGGCTGTCCTATTCCTTCCGAAACCAGGAGCCCCTGCCGGATGGCTCGGGCCGATTGGGAAGCATCACCGGGCACTACTCCGAGTGGGACGCGTTGGACAACCTCATCGCCGGACCCCTGGTTCCCAAGCTGTCACCACCCCGCGCCTTCACCATCGACGGCGTGCCCGCCAGCGTTCCGCGCAGGGTGGGGACCGCCAGCCCCGTGCTCGAATGGGCTCCGCCGGAGTTCGGCGCTCCCAACGCCTATCACGTCAGCATTCACCGCGTCGACCCGGACTTCGGCCTGGCATTGACCTGGTGGTCCATCTACATGCCTGGCTCCATCACCCAGGTGCGTCTGCCTCCGGATATCCTGGAGCCGGGGACCACCTACATCGCCACGGTGAGCGCCATGGACAGCCCGAACCTGGCCATCGAGACCGCTCCCTTCAGGACGTTGGCTCTGCTGCCGTATCGTGGCTTCGACACCAAGAGCTCGTACTTCACCACGCCGTGA
- a CDS encoding M16 family metallopeptidase, producing the protein MIAPLTWKTVLAAVLLSSGTAVAQGAAPSKPAPTAAPAAAQGVKLPKPTTVTLKNGAKLLLVERKEVPLIAFSAWLRGGALADPSGKEGLAALTAELLQKGAGARDARQFAEAVDGVGAMLDTRADLENLVVNGQFMSRDSALMVELLADLLTRPRFAQDELEKTRERMASEITAAKDGDPRGLINTYFEAYQFAGHPYGTPVGGTEASLPTLSREDVLAYAKNQLGGDRLILSVVGDFDTKALAAKLEAALGGWAKAASPAPQVPATTVSQGRRVLLVDKPDATQTYFTIGNTGIARNDPDRVTANLVETVLGGRFTSLLNTELRVKSGLTYGARAYFAPSAHPGTFAIFSFTQTEKTDKAIDMALEVYSRYRKTGMDDAMLASAKSYVLGQFPPRLETGGQVANKLSELAFYNLDANDVDGFATAVSTATRESVGAVLQRTLPAPENLTFVFIGKASAIREMARKYGPVTEMKISDKRFAPAAAPAKR; encoded by the coding sequence ATGATTGCCCCCCTTACCTGGAAGACGGTCCTCGCCGCCGTCCTGCTGTCCTCGGGCACCGCCGTCGCCCAGGGCGCCGCGCCGTCCAAGCCCGCCCCCACCGCCGCGCCCGCCGCGGCCCAGGGCGTCAAGCTGCCCAAGCCCACCACCGTCACGCTCAAGAACGGCGCGAAGCTGCTCCTCGTCGAGCGCAAGGAGGTCCCCCTCATCGCCTTCAGCGCGTGGCTGCGCGGCGGCGCGCTCGCGGACCCGTCCGGCAAGGAAGGCCTGGCCGCCCTCACCGCGGAGCTGCTCCAGAAGGGCGCCGGCGCCCGCGATGCCCGCCAGTTCGCCGAGGCGGTGGACGGCGTCGGCGCGATGCTCGACACCCGCGCCGACCTGGAGAACCTGGTCGTCAACGGCCAGTTCATGTCCCGCGACAGCGCGCTGATGGTGGAGCTGCTCGCGGACCTGCTCACCCGCCCGCGCTTCGCCCAGGACGAGCTGGAGAAGACGCGCGAGCGCATGGCCTCCGAAATCACCGCCGCCAAGGACGGTGACCCGCGCGGCCTCATCAACACCTACTTCGAGGCGTACCAGTTCGCCGGCCACCCCTACGGCACCCCCGTGGGCGGCACCGAGGCCTCGCTGCCCACGCTCAGCCGCGAGGACGTGCTCGCCTACGCCAAGAACCAGCTCGGCGGTGACCGGCTCATCCTCTCCGTCGTCGGTGACTTCGACACCAAGGCGCTCGCGGCGAAGCTGGAGGCCGCGCTCGGCGGCTGGGCGAAGGCCGCGAGCCCCGCGCCCCAGGTGCCCGCCACCACCGTCTCCCAGGGCCGCCGCGTCCTGCTCGTCGACAAGCCCGACGCCACGCAGACCTACTTCACCATCGGCAACACGGGCATCGCGCGCAACGACCCGGACCGCGTCACCGCCAACCTGGTGGAGACGGTGCTCGGCGGACGCTTCACCTCGCTGCTCAACACCGAGCTGCGCGTGAAGTCCGGCCTCACCTACGGCGCCCGCGCCTACTTCGCCCCGAGCGCGCACCCCGGCACCTTCGCCATCTTCTCCTTCACCCAGACGGAGAAGACGGACAAGGCCATCGACATGGCGCTGGAGGTGTACAGCCGCTATCGCAAGACGGGCATGGATGACGCCATGCTCGCGTCCGCCAAGTCCTACGTGCTGGGCCAGTTCCCGCCCCGGCTGGAGACGGGTGGCCAGGTGGCCAACAAGCTGTCGGAGCTGGCCTTCTACAACCTGGACGCCAACGACGTGGATGGCTTCGCCACCGCCGTGTCCACCGCCACCCGCGAGTCCGTGGGCGCCGTCCTCCAGCGCACGCTGCCCGCGCCGGAGAACCTGACCTTCGTCTTCATCGGCAAGGCCTCCGCCATCCGCGAGATGGCTCGCAAGTACGGCCCCGTCACGGAGATGAAGATCTCCGACAAGCGCTTCGCCCCGGCGGCCGCGCCCGCCAAGCGCTGA
- a CDS encoding acyl-CoA dehydrogenase, giving the protein MSAPRPNPLLSDRDVDFQLDEVIHVEHLCTLPAFAEHSRETFGLLLDSARRFAREVLYPTYRALDLEPPSFQDGRVKVHPLMRELYPRLVELGMLTATRPPDVGGQQLPLTVHALASAYLMAANLSAYAYLGLTHGAAHLLEVFGSPEVKQAFMEPLYRGEWTGTMALTEPQAGSSLADVRTRATPAGDGTWRLQGSKIFISGGDQDFTENVVHLTLARTEGPESGTRGISLFAVPARRREGDALVDNDVRVAGVIHKIGWKGIPSLALNYGEAGDCRGWMVGPPGRGLACMFQMMNEARIMVGLNGVATASAAYHEAVAYARERPQGRPAAVKDATRPQSPIIEHADVRRMLLRQKAIVEGGLSLLVTAAYQADLASHATDEDTRHGAGLLVDLLTPVAKSFPAERGFEANALAVQVHGGYGYSSEYLPEAWLRDQKLNSIHEGTTGIQGLDLLGRKVVAGGGAALAIFAREVGRTVARAKTAGVDAGWGDALERTCGEVAELVSELGAKGMAGEVELMLRHSADFLELFSILAVAWRWLEQAAAAKEGLTRGQGDSDFYEGKLAAAQYWFAVELPRVPLLVDLCRTGEDSYARMRPEWF; this is encoded by the coding sequence ATGAGCGCGCCCCGCCCCAATCCGCTGCTGTCGGACCGCGACGTGGACTTCCAGCTCGACGAGGTGATTCACGTCGAGCACCTCTGCACGCTTCCCGCCTTCGCCGAGCACTCGCGAGAGACCTTCGGGCTGCTGCTCGACAGCGCCCGCCGCTTCGCGCGCGAAGTGCTCTACCCCACGTACCGCGCGCTGGATTTGGAGCCCCCGTCCTTCCAGGACGGCCGCGTGAAGGTGCACCCGCTGATGCGCGAGCTGTATCCGCGGCTGGTGGAGCTGGGCATGCTCACCGCCACCCGGCCTCCGGACGTGGGCGGACAGCAGCTCCCGCTGACGGTGCACGCGCTGGCCAGCGCGTACCTCATGGCCGCCAACCTCAGCGCGTACGCGTACCTGGGGCTGACGCACGGCGCGGCGCACCTGCTGGAGGTCTTCGGCTCGCCGGAGGTGAAGCAGGCCTTCATGGAGCCGCTGTACCGGGGCGAGTGGACCGGCACCATGGCCCTCACCGAGCCGCAGGCGGGCAGCAGCCTCGCGGACGTGCGCACGCGCGCGACACCCGCGGGGGACGGCACGTGGCGCCTCCAGGGCTCCAAGATTTTCATCAGCGGCGGCGACCAGGACTTCACCGAGAACGTCGTGCACCTCACGCTCGCGCGCACCGAGGGCCCCGAGAGCGGCACGCGGGGAATCTCGCTGTTCGCGGTGCCGGCGCGGCGGCGCGAGGGGGATGCGCTGGTGGACAACGACGTCCGCGTGGCGGGCGTCATCCACAAGATTGGCTGGAAGGGCATCCCCAGCCTCGCGCTCAACTACGGCGAGGCGGGTGACTGTCGCGGCTGGATGGTGGGCCCGCCGGGTCGGGGGCTGGCGTGCATGTTCCAGATGATGAACGAGGCGCGCATCATGGTGGGCCTCAACGGCGTGGCCACCGCGTCGGCGGCGTACCATGAGGCGGTGGCGTACGCGCGTGAGCGCCCGCAGGGGCGGCCCGCCGCGGTGAAGGACGCCACCCGGCCGCAGTCCCCCATCATCGAGCACGCGGACGTGCGGCGCATGCTGCTGCGCCAGAAGGCCATCGTGGAGGGCGGCCTGTCGCTGCTGGTGACGGCGGCGTACCAGGCGGACCTCGCGTCACACGCCACGGACGAGGACACGCGCCACGGCGCGGGGCTGCTGGTGGACCTGCTCACGCCGGTGGCGAAGAGCTTCCCGGCCGAGCGCGGCTTCGAGGCGAACGCGCTCGCGGTGCAGGTACACGGCGGCTACGGCTACTCCAGCGAGTACCTGCCGGAGGCGTGGCTCCGGGACCAGAAGCTCAACAGCATCCACGAGGGCACCACGGGCATCCAGGGCCTCGACCTGCTCGGCCGCAAGGTGGTGGCGGGCGGCGGCGCGGCGTTGGCGATTTTCGCGCGGGAGGTGGGCCGCACGGTGGCGCGCGCGAAGACGGCGGGCGTGGACGCTGGGTGGGGTGACGCGCTCGAGCGGACGTGTGGCGAGGTGGCGGAGCTCGTCTCGGAGCTGGGCGCGAAGGGCATGGCGGGCGAGGTGGAGCTGATGCTGCGCCACAGCGCGGACTTCCTGGAGCTGTTCAGCATCCTCGCGGTGGCGTGGCGCTGGCTGGAGCAGGCCGCCGCGGCGAAGGAGGGCCTGACACGCGGCCAGGGGGACTCGGACTTCTACGAGGGGAAGCTCGCCGCCGCGCAGTACTGGTTCGCGGTGGAGCTGCCCCGCGTGCCCCTGCTCGTCGACTTGTGCCGCACGGGCGAGGACTCCTACGCCCGGATGCGCCCCGAGTGGTTCTGA
- a CDS encoding DUF1615 family protein has product MDDPGPGGTRTRRRGGQRVAWALLCLFTACAPRGAGTPEPTVPPPPRLSVQQVTRLIPTHVKEKEGWARDVLAALEAEDVPPSPVAVCSVLAIIEQESGYKADPAVPNLSRMVRAKLEEHADTLGPFGHKALASVLSGKAPGQKRTFDERLRAVQTERDLDRLFRDMLAFYEAEYPTTFATMNLASALFSSRRLEDLNPVTTAGSMQVSVRYAVEKEGEDADPVKVRDALYTREGGVRYGTARLLGFEAAYPQPLFRFADYNAGVYASRNAALQAQVSQLTGVSLVLDGDLQLYDKNGEPRSQDSKSLTALLTFRRTHATDLSERQVRRDVKKEKEESFESTETFRAVKRVFANQTGQSPVYAQLPQVTLQSPKLKGERTTAWFARSVDARFQKCQGRYRDLTKPPPRARDIKSAK; this is encoded by the coding sequence ATGGATGACCCAGGCCCAGGTGGAACCCGAACGCGGCGCCGCGGAGGTCAGCGCGTCGCCTGGGCCCTGCTGTGTCTGTTCACCGCCTGCGCCCCCCGAGGCGCGGGCACGCCCGAGCCCACCGTCCCGCCTCCTCCCAGGCTCTCCGTCCAGCAGGTCACCCGCCTCATCCCCACGCATGTGAAGGAGAAGGAGGGCTGGGCCCGTGACGTGCTCGCCGCGCTGGAGGCGGAGGACGTGCCGCCCTCTCCGGTGGCGGTGTGCTCCGTGCTCGCCATCATCGAGCAGGAGTCCGGCTACAAGGCGGACCCCGCCGTGCCGAACCTCTCGCGCATGGTGCGCGCGAAGCTGGAGGAGCACGCGGACACGCTGGGCCCGTTCGGCCACAAGGCCCTGGCCTCGGTGCTCTCGGGCAAGGCGCCCGGACAGAAGCGCACGTTCGACGAGCGGCTGCGCGCCGTACAGACCGAGCGCGACCTGGACCGGCTCTTCCGCGACATGCTCGCGTTCTACGAGGCCGAGTACCCCACCACCTTCGCCACGATGAACCTGGCCAGCGCCCTGTTCTCGTCGCGGCGACTGGAGGACTTGAACCCCGTCACCACCGCGGGCTCCATGCAGGTGAGCGTCCGCTACGCGGTGGAGAAGGAGGGAGAGGACGCGGACCCGGTGAAGGTGCGTGACGCGCTGTACACCCGCGAAGGCGGCGTGCGCTACGGCACCGCGAGACTGCTCGGCTTCGAGGCCGCCTACCCCCAGCCCCTCTTCCGCTTCGCGGACTACAACGCCGGGGTCTACGCCTCGCGCAACGCCGCGCTCCAGGCCCAGGTCAGCCAGCTCACCGGCGTGTCGCTGGTGCTCGACGGAGACCTCCAACTCTACGACAAGAATGGCGAGCCCAGGAGCCAGGACAGCAAGTCGCTGACGGCGCTGCTCACCTTCCGTCGCACGCATGCCACGGACCTCAGCGAGCGTCAGGTCCGCCGCGACGTGAAGAAGGAGAAGGAGGAGTCCTTCGAGTCCACGGAGACCTTCCGCGCGGTGAAGCGCGTCTTCGCGAACCAGACGGGCCAGTCCCCCGTCTACGCGCAGCTGCCGCAGGTGACACTCCAGAGCCCGAAGCTGAAGGGCGAGCGCACCACGGCCTGGTTCGCCCGCTCCGTCGACGCGCGCTTCCAGAAGTGCCAGGGCCGCTACCGCGACTTGACGAAGCCGCCACCTCGCGCCCGCGACATCAAGAGCGCGAAGTGA